The uncultured Hyphomonas sp. genome includes a region encoding these proteins:
- a CDS encoding iron-sulfur cluster assembly accessory protein, with protein sequence MARRPRPKPVKLSDAAAARVKEIMEERGAGYLRVGVTNGGCAGMEYVMDYAMAPEPLDEVVEDNGVTILIDAKAVLFLLGSEVDFEVTPLHEKFVFNNPNQTDACGCGESVTIVPAAEA encoded by the coding sequence ATGGCCAGAAGACCCAGACCCAAGCCCGTGAAGCTCTCCGACGCCGCTGCAGCGCGCGTGAAGGAGATCATGGAAGAGCGCGGCGCAGGCTACCTGCGTGTCGGCGTAACCAATGGCGGCTGTGCCGGCATGGAATACGTCATGGACTATGCCATGGCGCCCGAGCCGCTCGACGAGGTCGTTGAGGACAACGGCGTCACCATCCTGATCGACGCCAAGGCTGTGCTGTTCCTGCTCGGCAGTGAAGTGGATTTCGAAGTCACGCCGCTCCACGAAAAATTCGTGTTCAACAACCCGAACCAGACCGATGCATGCGGCTGTGGTGAAAGCGTGACGATCGTTCCTGCCGCAGAAGCGTGA
- a CDS encoding SufD family Fe-S cluster assembly protein — MTTALRDLIANPNAAELELIARYGMLPEDARRQRAFEAFAKGGLPHRRVEGWHWTDFKAALPAIETPADPGMAEDALPSDGALVFSFTPTGFTWPEDLPEGIRVLAKPEAQAFGASEDMPLGALAAALAGGKTKPGTLMIEVTGQDLPRLHFRFSGAGEANFARVQIILRPDAKLAISESYLGGAGFTASLMEFSLQKGAEFSRTVYQRSGKTEVLAATAAVQLDEGADYRQTTLAFGSKLSRLETRLTHQETGAKATLNAAYLCAADHHVDITTEVRHGAPACVTRQLTKGAVLDGGRGVYQGKFFVPRNVGQKTDADMQHNALLLEDGAEVFAKPELEIYADDVECAHGNTSGALDANQMFYMRQRGIAEEEARALLTEAFIAEALEEAGELEDVLREQARAWLAR, encoded by the coding sequence GTGACCACCGCGCTTCGCGATCTGATTGCCAATCCCAACGCGGCTGAGCTGGAGCTCATCGCGCGCTATGGCATGCTGCCGGAAGATGCCCGGCGTCAGCGGGCATTCGAGGCGTTCGCGAAAGGCGGCTTGCCGCACCGCCGCGTCGAGGGCTGGCACTGGACCGACTTCAAGGCGGCGTTGCCTGCGATCGAGACGCCGGCAGATCCCGGTATGGCGGAAGATGCGCTGCCTTCCGATGGCGCGCTGGTGTTCAGTTTCACGCCCACCGGATTTACCTGGCCGGAAGACCTGCCGGAAGGCATCCGCGTTCTGGCGAAGCCTGAGGCGCAGGCCTTTGGCGCCTCCGAAGACATGCCGCTCGGCGCGCTGGCGGCGGCGCTTGCTGGCGGCAAGACCAAGCCCGGCACGCTGATGATTGAAGTGACGGGGCAGGACCTGCCGCGGCTTCATTTCCGCTTCTCCGGCGCTGGCGAGGCGAACTTTGCGCGGGTCCAGATCATCCTTCGCCCCGACGCGAAACTGGCAATCAGCGAATCCTATCTGGGCGGCGCGGGCTTTACGGCCTCGCTGATGGAGTTCTCGCTGCAAAAAGGCGCGGAATTCTCCCGGACGGTTTACCAGCGTTCCGGGAAGACGGAGGTGCTGGCGGCGACGGCGGCAGTGCAGCTGGATGAAGGGGCAGATTATCGCCAGACGACGCTCGCTTTCGGCAGCAAGCTATCCCGCCTCGAAACCCGTCTAACCCATCAGGAAACAGGCGCGAAAGCGACGCTGAACGCGGCTTATCTCTGCGCGGCCGATCACCATGTCGACATCACGACCGAAGTGCGCCACGGCGCCCCGGCCTGCGTCACGCGCCAGCTGACCAAGGGCGCGGTGCTGGATGGCGGGCGCGGCGTCTATCAGGGCAAGTTCTTCGTGCCCCGCAATGTCGGCCAGAAGACCGATGCGGACATGCAGCACAATGCGCTGCTTCTGGAGGACGGCGCCGAAGTCTTCGCCAAGCCTGAACTTGAAATCTATGCCGACGACGTGGAGTGCGCGCACGGCAACACGTCTGGTGCGCTGGATGCGAACCAGATGTTCTACATGCGCCAGCGCGGCATTGCCGAGGAAGAGGCGCGCGCGCTGCTGACCGAAGCCTTCATTGCTGAAGCGCTGGAAGAGGCGGGCGAACTGGAAGACGTCTTGCGGGAGCAGGCGCGGGCATGGCTGGCACGATGA
- a CDS encoding cysteine desulfurase — MAGTMSTVLDIDAIRAEFPILSREVNGHPLVYLDNAASAQKPNAVIDAVANQSRTAYANVHRGIHTLSNEATEAYEAARESARAYLNAPAVENIIFTKGSTEGINLVASALAGEIKPGDEIVLSVMEHHSNIIPWHFLRERHGAVLRWVGLTEDGALDMAELAEAIGPKTKFVAMTHMSNVLGTVTDMAEIVRLAHDAGAQVLADGSQAAVHIPVDVQALGIDWYVMTGHKLYGPTGIGVLYGTAEALDRARPYQGGGEMIEIVTRDSVTYNTAPHKFEAGTPPILEAIGLGEALNWIRNHPSDAVHAHEMVLYSHAVEGLRGINGLRIHGEAPGKGAVLTFSLEGAHPHDIAQILDRYGVAIRAGHHCAQPLMEHLGVPSTARASFAIYNTLAEVDAFIEALAKARKMLV, encoded by the coding sequence ATGGCTGGCACGATGAGCACTGTACTGGATATCGACGCCATCCGGGCGGAATTCCCGATCCTCAGCCGCGAGGTGAACGGCCATCCACTGGTTTATCTCGACAATGCGGCGAGCGCGCAGAAGCCGAATGCCGTCATCGACGCGGTCGCGAACCAGTCGCGTACGGCCTATGCCAACGTCCACCGGGGCATCCACACGCTGTCGAACGAGGCGACGGAAGCCTATGAGGCGGCGCGTGAATCCGCGCGGGCCTACCTGAACGCGCCGGCGGTTGAGAATATCATCTTCACCAAGGGCTCGACCGAGGGGATCAACCTCGTCGCTTCGGCGCTGGCGGGCGAGATCAAGCCCGGTGACGAGATTGTCCTGTCGGTGATGGAGCATCACTCCAACATCATTCCCTGGCACTTCCTGCGCGAGCGGCACGGCGCCGTATTGCGCTGGGTCGGCCTGACGGAGGATGGCGCGCTCGACATGGCTGAACTGGCCGAGGCGATCGGGCCGAAAACCAAATTCGTGGCCATGACCCACATGTCCAACGTGCTGGGCACGGTGACCGACATGGCGGAGATTGTTCGCCTCGCACACGATGCAGGCGCGCAGGTGCTGGCAGACGGCAGCCAGGCGGCGGTCCACATTCCGGTGGATGTGCAGGCGCTCGGCATCGACTGGTACGTCATGACCGGCCACAAGCTCTACGGGCCGACGGGTATCGGCGTGCTCTACGGCACGGCCGAGGCACTGGACCGGGCGCGGCCCTATCAGGGCGGCGGGGAGATGATCGAGATCGTCACCCGAGACAGCGTCACCTACAACACGGCCCCGCACAAGTTCGAGGCCGGCACCCCGCCGATCCTGGAAGCGATTGGTCTTGGCGAAGCCCTGAACTGGATACGCAATCATCCGTCAGACGCCGTGCATGCACATGAGATGGTCCTGTATAGTCATGCCGTAGAGGGGCTCCGCGGCATCAATGGATTGCGGATTCACGGCGAAGCGCCGGGCAAGGGCGCGGTGCTGACCTTCAGCCTCGAAGGCGCGCACCCCCATGATATTGCTCAGATTCTTGATCGCTATGGCGTTGCGATCCGGGCCGGGCACCATTGCGCTCAGCCGCTGATGGAACATCTCGGTGTCCCCTCGACAGCCCGCGCCTCCTTCGCCATCTACAACACCCTGGCCGAAGTCGACGCCTTCATCGAGGCGCTCGCCAAGGCCCGGAAAATGCTGGTATAG
- a CDS encoding DUF1476 domain-containing protein, translating into MSTFNDRERAEEARFALTEEQQFKVMNRRNKLLGLWAASLMGMGEDDAEAYAKTVVLSDLEEAGDEDVFRKVRADLDTAKTGTTDAEIREQMAVLLPEARSQVID; encoded by the coding sequence ATGAGCACATTCAACGATCGGGAGCGCGCGGAAGAAGCGCGGTTTGCGCTCACTGAGGAGCAGCAGTTCAAAGTCATGAACCGGCGCAACAAGCTGCTGGGCCTTTGGGCTGCCAGCCTGATGGGCATGGGCGAAGATGACGCCGAAGCTTATGCGAAAACAGTGGTCCTGTCGGACCTGGAAGAAGCTGGCGACGAAGATGTCTTCCGCAAGGTGCGGGCAGACCTGGACACGGCCAAGACCGGCACGACCGACGCGGAAATCCGCGAGCAGATGGCGGTTCTGTTGCCGGAAGCCCGTTCGCAGGTGATCGACTGA
- the purS gene encoding phosphoribosylformylglycinamidine synthase subunit PurS, with protein MKAIVHVALKNGVLDPQGKAVADTLARMGYKEVESARIGKVIELDLEDGLSEADANARVKEMCEKLLANTVIESYRIDLQG; from the coding sequence ATGAAAGCCATTGTTCACGTTGCCCTGAAGAACGGCGTACTGGACCCGCAGGGCAAGGCGGTTGCCGATACACTGGCCCGCATGGGCTACAAGGAAGTCGAAAGCGCGCGGATCGGCAAAGTCATCGAGCTCGACCTCGAAGACGGTCTCAGCGAAGCGGACGCCAATGCCCGCGTCAAAGAAATGTGCGAGAAACTCCTCGCGAACACCGTGATCGAAAGCTACCGCATCGATCTTCAGGGCTGA
- a CDS encoding TetR/AcrR family transcriptional regulator, with translation MTRNTTTPKTPAKKPRVRNARPKIERAALKLFVHEGVDAATTREIAEKAGVSEGALYRHYKGKDQLALSLFMETHNRLGQMMQEALSGDGSLEEKVHAAVKAYCELADEDFLLFSFHLVSLNRYLPYDKRREDDPVSITEQIIDGLMQEGVIPSGDPALKAAMALGVVLQAGQNKIYNRLPGLFAQHADAMARAVVAVLKSD, from the coding sequence ATGACAAGAAATACGACAACGCCCAAGACCCCCGCCAAGAAACCGCGCGTGCGCAACGCGCGGCCGAAAATCGAACGCGCCGCCCTCAAACTCTTTGTGCATGAGGGCGTGGACGCCGCGACCACTCGGGAAATCGCCGAAAAGGCAGGTGTCTCCGAAGGCGCGCTTTACCGGCACTACAAGGGCAAGGACCAACTGGCGCTCAGCCTGTTCATGGAAACCCACAATCGCCTCGGCCAGATGATGCAGGAGGCCCTGTCGGGCGACGGCTCGCTGGAAGAGAAAGTCCATGCTGCCGTGAAAGCCTATTGCGAACTGGCAGATGAAGACTTCCTTCTGTTTTCCTTCCATCTGGTTTCACTCAACCGGTACCTGCCCTACGACAAGCGGCGCGAAGACGATCCCGTGTCGATTACGGAGCAGATCATCGATGGCCTGATGCAGGAAGGCGTGATCCCGAGTGGAGATCCGGCCCTGAAAGCTGCCATGGCGCTTGGCGTCGTTCTGCAGGCTGGCCAGAACAAGATCTACAACCGTTTGCCCGGCCTGTTCGCCCAGCACGCGGACGCGATGGCCCGCGCCGTCGTCGCCGTACTCAAATCTGACTAA
- a CDS encoding 1-acyl-sn-glycerol-3-phosphate acyltransferase, whose translation MRAALFTFVYYLLSALYVLTSVPFLILPGHTPVRMIIRSYTRAMNLNLRLVAGICKDVRGRDKLPEGAFIVASKHQSWGDGYLVYPEVDKLTFVTGDHLEKFPLVGGILRKLGAIVIDTCGGGERKAASLREGMERARQDGRRILIYPEGHLAPVDYHFRYKPGVWHMAQAMQAPVVPVATNIGLYWQQQEKEKRPGTAIIEFLDPIPWDLPKEEFMERLTEVVEQRTAELVAEGRGTPVKRATLIPDPPKGMEASPTMSDLAAFKKA comes from the coding sequence ATGCGCGCAGCCCTGTTCACGTTTGTCTACTACCTGCTTTCCGCGCTCTACGTCCTGACGTCCGTGCCGTTTCTGATCCTGCCCGGGCACACACCGGTGCGGATGATCATCCGTAGCTACACCCGGGCCATGAACCTGAACCTTCGATTGGTGGCAGGTATCTGCAAAGACGTACGGGGCCGTGACAAGCTTCCGGAAGGCGCATTCATCGTGGCGTCGAAACATCAGAGCTGGGGCGACGGCTATCTCGTCTATCCGGAGGTGGACAAACTCACCTTCGTCACGGGCGACCATCTTGAAAAATTTCCATTGGTCGGCGGCATCCTGCGCAAGCTGGGCGCTATCGTCATCGACACCTGCGGCGGCGGTGAGCGGAAGGCTGCATCGCTCCGCGAAGGCATGGAGCGGGCCAGGCAGGATGGCCGGCGCATTCTGATCTATCCGGAGGGGCACCTGGCCCCTGTCGACTACCATTTCCGCTACAAGCCAGGTGTCTGGCATATGGCGCAGGCCATGCAGGCACCGGTCGTACCTGTGGCGACCAATATCGGCCTGTACTGGCAACAGCAGGAAAAGGAAAAGCGCCCCGGTACGGCGATCATCGAATTCCTTGACCCCATCCCGTGGGACCTTCCAAAGGAAGAGTTCATGGAGCGCCTCACCGAGGTTGTGGAGCAGCGCACGGCAGAACTGGTCGCCGAGGGCCGTGGCACGCCGGTCAAACGCGCCACACTCATCCCTGACCCGCCGAAAGGGATGGAAGCCAGCCCGACCATGTCGGACCTCGCCGCGTTCAAGAAGGCCTAG
- a CDS encoding DNA-deoxyinosine glycosylase encodes MIIQGFDPIAAPDAQILILGSMPGVASLEADQYYAHARNAFWPIMGELFGAGPEIPYAERKTILMANGIAVWDVLKFCRREGSLDADIRAELPNDFAAFFAGHPRVRRIGLNGGKATKIFQKFAEAHAPAAAVATRLPSTSPAYAAMSFARKCELWRQALLGPQV; translated from the coding sequence ATGATCATTCAGGGCTTTGATCCGATTGCTGCACCTGATGCGCAGATCCTGATTCTTGGGAGCATGCCGGGCGTCGCCTCCCTGGAGGCAGACCAGTACTACGCCCATGCCCGGAACGCTTTCTGGCCCATCATGGGCGAGTTGTTCGGAGCCGGCCCGGAAATACCCTATGCCGAGCGCAAGACGATCCTGATGGCGAACGGTATTGCCGTCTGGGATGTCCTGAAATTCTGCCGCCGTGAAGGCAGCCTCGATGCGGACATCAGGGCAGAACTCCCAAACGATTTCGCGGCTTTCTTCGCCGGCCATCCGCGGGTCCGCAGGATTGGGCTGAATGGTGGAAAAGCCACAAAGATCTTTCAGAAATTCGCGGAAGCTCACGCGCCCGCGGCGGCCGTCGCAACGCGCCTGCCATCGACCAGTCCAGCCTATGCTGCCATGAGTTTCGCGCGGAAATGCGAGCTGTGGCGGCAAGCCTTGCTGGGCCCTCAAGTCTAG
- a CDS encoding SUF system Fe-S cluster assembly protein, with protein sequence MADDMTSRDVDAAAETAAPSAIPQDELNQITDALIAAFKTVFDPEIPVDIYELGLIYKVDIDDDRKVDIEMTLTAPGCPVAGEMPGWVENAARTVEGVQDVEVQLTFDPPWDPSRMSDEARLALNML encoded by the coding sequence ATGGCCGATGACATGACTTCCCGCGACGTGGACGCTGCCGCTGAAACTGCAGCACCTTCAGCGATTCCGCAGGATGAACTGAACCAGATCACCGACGCGCTGATCGCCGCGTTCAAGACGGTGTTCGATCCGGAGATCCCGGTCGACATCTATGAACTGGGCCTGATCTACAAGGTGGACATCGATGACGACCGCAAGGTCGATATCGAAATGACACTTACGGCGCCCGGCTGCCCGGTGGCCGGTGAGATGCCGGGCTGGGTGGAAAATGCCGCCCGCACCGTCGAAGGCGTGCAGGATGTCGAGGTCCAGCTGACCTTCGATCCGCCCTGGGATCCGTCACGCATGTCTGACGAAGCCCGCCTCGCACTGAACATGCTGTAA
- the sufC gene encoding Fe-S cluster assembly ATPase SufC yields the protein MLKIENLTATVGEAEDAKQIINGLTLEVPAGEVHAIMGPNGAGKSTLSYVLTGRNGYEVIGGSANLNGEDILGMEPEERAAKGMFLSFQYPVEIPGVPVMTFVRTAMNSQRKLRGEDEISAPDFIKKSREIAKQLKLDAEMLKRPVNVGFSGGEKKRLEIYQMMMLEPKFLILDETDSGLDIDALKTVAEGVNAMRSPDRGMLVITHYQRLLDYIKPDKVHVLSAGRIIKTGGPDLAHRLEAEGYEGVLGEAV from the coding sequence ATGTTGAAGATTGAGAACCTGACCGCCACTGTCGGCGAGGCCGAAGACGCCAAGCAGATCATCAACGGGCTAACCCTTGAGGTGCCTGCCGGTGAGGTGCACGCCATCATGGGTCCGAACGGCGCCGGCAAGTCGACCCTGTCTTATGTGCTGACCGGCCGGAACGGATATGAAGTTATCGGCGGCAGTGCGAACCTGAACGGCGAAGACATCCTTGGGATGGAGCCGGAAGAGCGCGCCGCAAAGGGCATGTTCCTGTCCTTCCAGTATCCGGTCGAGATTCCCGGCGTGCCGGTGATGACCTTCGTGCGCACAGCCATGAATTCCCAGCGCAAGCTGCGCGGCGAGGACGAGATTTCCGCACCGGACTTCATCAAGAAGTCCCGCGAGATCGCCAAACAGCTGAAGCTGGACGCCGAAATGCTGAAGCGCCCGGTCAATGTCGGCTTCTCCGGCGGCGAGAAGAAGCGGCTCGAAATCTATCAGATGATGATGCTGGAGCCGAAATTCCTGATCCTCGACGAGACCGATTCCGGCCTCGACATCGACGCGTTGAAGACCGTGGCGGAAGGCGTGAACGCCATGCGCAGCCCGGATCGCGGCATGCTGGTGATCACGCACTACCAGCGCCTGCTGGACTATATCAAACCTGACAAGGTGCACGTCCTGTCCGCCGGCCGCATCATCAAGACGGGTGGTCCGGACCTTGCCCACCGGCTGGAGGCCGAGGGCTATGAGGGCGTCCTGGGAGAAGCGGTGTGA
- the purC gene encoding phosphoribosylaminoimidazolesuccinocarboxamide synthase, producing the protein MNKRRVVYEGKAKILYEGPEPGTLIQYFKDDTTAFDAQKRAVLDGKGVLNNRISEFMMTRLAGVGIPTHFIRRLNMREQLIKKVEIIPLEVVVRNVAAGSLAKRLGIEEGQVLPRPIVEFYYKDDALHDPLVTEEHIAAFGWAGPQEYDDLISLALRVNDFMSGLFAAVGIRLIDFKLEFGRYFEGDAEIPRILLADEISPDSCRLWDFETGDKLDKDRFRRDLGGVTEAYAEVARRLGIIKESGETDNVVSFNSGK; encoded by the coding sequence ATGAACAAGCGGCGTGTCGTTTATGAAGGCAAGGCCAAGATCCTCTATGAGGGTCCGGAACCGGGCACCCTAATCCAGTATTTCAAGGATGACACCACGGCCTTTGACGCCCAGAAGCGCGCTGTTCTGGACGGCAAGGGCGTCCTGAACAACCGCATCAGCGAGTTCATGATGACCCGCCTGGCCGGGGTCGGCATCCCGACCCATTTCATCCGCCGCCTCAACATGCGCGAGCAGCTGATCAAGAAGGTGGAAATCATTCCGCTGGAAGTGGTCGTGCGCAATGTGGCCGCCGGTTCACTGGCCAAGCGCCTCGGCATCGAGGAAGGCCAGGTCCTTCCCCGCCCGATCGTTGAATTCTACTACAAGGACGATGCGCTGCACGATCCGCTGGTGACCGAGGAGCATATCGCAGCCTTCGGCTGGGCCGGCCCGCAGGAATATGACGACCTGATCTCGCTTGCCCTGCGCGTGAACGATTTCATGTCCGGCCTGTTTGCTGCCGTCGGAATCCGCCTGATCGACTTCAAGCTGGAATTCGGCCGCTATTTCGAAGGCGACGCCGAGATCCCGCGTATTCTGCTGGCGGACGAGATCAGCCCTGATTCCTGCCGTCTGTGGGACTTCGAAACCGGCGACAAGCTGGACAAGGACCGCTTCCGGCGTGACCTCGGCGGTGTGACGGAAGCCTATGCTGAAGTCGCGCGCAGGCTCGGCATCATCAAGGAATCCGGCGAAACGGATAACGTCGTCAGCTTCAATAGCGGCAAGTGA
- a CDS encoding glycosyltransferase family 4 protein: MADALTGNKLLRVSVLRDRYPTAFSSPRHSRHDVRRRLFVPFNKIRAKLDGFTLMQPFDGADLVHVVNRIPFGARRMICSFESHIPRQFGLPGDAILTKMMLREITSNRCRRLVGMSHFAKRTALAMHEGTPAYDVIKAKMMVQHPNVELGQEGDRLKDDDGKTLILTFVGGHFVRKGGCVAVRIAEKALEQGLPIHVNIISSMQAGESVWSDPTDPAFLKKYTDLLSLPNVTHFEGLPNADAREVMGKSHFTLLPTFEDTFGFSAIESMAEYTPVIGTSVCALPEVIYPGRNGFLLHLERDELGEWVRPDKSERHTEAYTRLYDDTIETLADEALDHLRPLIGKPELLAGMRADARYTAEEMFSADVAGPRWDDLYERVSRESTGTPAVCDPVLDQSSPESPAFLFEGKPFGMR; the protein is encoded by the coding sequence ATGGCTGACGCACTGACGGGCAATAAACTTTTACGTGTATCTGTTCTGCGCGACAGATACCCAACCGCGTTTTCAAGTCCACGCCATTCACGGCATGATGTTCGGCGCCGCTTGTTCGTGCCGTTCAACAAGATCAGGGCGAAGCTCGATGGCTTTACGCTGATGCAGCCGTTCGACGGGGCGGACCTTGTTCATGTTGTGAACCGCATTCCGTTCGGAGCGCGCCGGATGATCTGCTCCTTCGAGAGCCACATTCCCCGCCAATTCGGATTACCCGGTGATGCCATTCTGACGAAGATGATGCTCAGGGAAATCACAAGCAACCGGTGCCGCCGTCTGGTGGGAATGTCTCATTTTGCCAAACGAACGGCGTTGGCCATGCACGAAGGCACACCGGCCTATGATGTGATCAAGGCGAAAATGATGGTCCAACACCCAAACGTGGAGCTGGGGCAGGAGGGCGACCGCCTGAAAGACGATGACGGTAAAACCCTGATCCTCACATTTGTGGGGGGGCATTTCGTCCGCAAGGGAGGATGTGTCGCGGTCCGGATCGCGGAGAAAGCCCTGGAGCAGGGGCTTCCAATTCATGTGAATATCATTTCCTCGATGCAGGCAGGCGAGAGCGTTTGGAGCGACCCCACCGATCCGGCTTTTCTGAAGAAGTATACGGACCTTCTCTCCTTGCCGAATGTCACTCATTTCGAAGGATTGCCGAACGCCGACGCGCGGGAAGTCATGGGCAAGTCCCATTTCACCCTTTTGCCGACGTTCGAAGATACGTTCGGATTTTCAGCCATTGAATCCATGGCAGAATATACGCCCGTCATAGGAACGAGCGTTTGCGCCCTTCCCGAAGTGATCTACCCGGGGCGCAACGGTTTCCTGCTCCACCTCGAGCGGGATGAGTTGGGCGAGTGGGTCCGTCCAGACAAGAGCGAACGCCACACCGAAGCCTATACACGGCTTTATGACGACACGATTGAAACGCTCGCTGACGAGGCGCTGGATCATCTGAGGCCGCTGATCGGCAAACCTGAATTGCTCGCCGGTATGCGCGCTGATGCGCGGTATACTGCGGAAGAAATGTTCAGCGCCGACGTCGCTGGACCGCGTTGGGATGATTTGTACGAGCGTGTTTCGCGCGAGTCGACGGGGACTCCGGCTGTCTGCGATCCGGTTCTGGATCAGTCGTCGCCAGAATCTCCTGCGTTTCTGTTTGAAGGCAAACCTTTCGGAATGCGCTGA